In Paraflavitalea devenefica, the following are encoded in one genomic region:
- a CDS encoding UbiA prenyltransferase family protein, which produces MSILDSKFFRTSWYLFLLLLQFISRLLKSVWLFFPGILFLVLAMWCFWSLNQGKDIIVAFTENHQAKAFFFIAIAFWIYVSWYSARIVAYLKKGKQEDRIIKIMEGCPPEETEKNLRNKQFFDLPPVWLQTFPHIIGYACLLVIEMAVLQSPVRGEAAITSAKATWFFFLGMIISWGLDGMVRDFSGKNLKGSRILFYALLGVFLLAAVGVISNPKGSIMFLLWVLLLLHGVFLLYINLRKKIVPPAVKIRPFIITRWMYSVMGFLRIPRTETGYFRWFNIVAMAGLIVYLLTIRSIETSWQLGPFPFVLLAFAVLLGFGNILTALSVKVSINLHFIIFAIALLLGSDETHYVRTKRFDTTAQHGVYNQRQDLQTYFRNWVNDRGAAIDSAANNYPVYFVLANGGASRSGYWTASVLGKLEDTTAAGNDPFSRHVFCLSGTSGGGVGVATFFSLLYEREKMSKEVNVSYLRSARLFLKKDFLTHTLAHMLGPDYFKYIFHVDNDDLSDRAGALEETVEAGARTVNDTLRSPMDQPFSKMLALRNQPYNLPVLCINTTRMQDGNPAVVTNIRLNKEIFNNREDVMDILNDTLDMRLSTVSILGARFPYISPAGRVDQWLPEKVRVKKTDSMLIHYFVDGGYFDNSGAGVVQEMIRAMLIQADTTQDLQFKQRVAKLHFVVLHITNSPVGVAPLVSISPLKNDLSSPILTILGAYDMQTTVNDKRLINFLKDVDRDSICKSAEYYPIHLYKDPAEKEAERKRGDTLQEIPYAMNWFISDTTLKRMDNRLLQQPKLQGLIKRIVSP; this is translated from the coding sequence ATGTCAATACTTGACTCCAAGTTCTTCCGGACTTCCTGGTACCTGTTTTTATTATTGCTGCAATTCATCTCCAGGCTGCTCAAATCTGTATGGCTTTTCTTCCCCGGCATATTGTTCCTCGTGCTGGCCATGTGGTGCTTCTGGAGCCTTAACCAGGGTAAAGACATCATCGTAGCCTTTACCGAAAATCACCAGGCCAAGGCCTTCTTTTTTATTGCCATTGCCTTCTGGATCTATGTAAGCTGGTATTCAGCCCGGATAGTGGCTTACCTCAAAAAGGGCAAACAGGAAGACCGCATCATAAAGATCATGGAAGGCTGTCCACCTGAGGAGACAGAAAAAAATTTACGCAACAAGCAATTCTTCGACCTGCCGCCTGTATGGTTACAGACCTTTCCGCACATCATTGGCTATGCCTGCCTGCTGGTCATTGAAATGGCCGTTTTACAATCGCCGGTGCGGGGCGAGGCCGCTATCACTTCCGCTAAAGCAACCTGGTTCTTTTTCCTGGGCATGATCATCTCCTGGGGGCTCGATGGCATGGTTCGTGATTTTTCGGGGAAGAACCTGAAAGGATCACGCATCCTCTTTTATGCGCTGCTGGGGGTGTTCCTGTTGGCTGCTGTAGGGGTCATCAGCAATCCAAAAGGCTCTATCATGTTCCTGCTGTGGGTACTGCTCCTCTTGCATGGCGTCTTCCTGTTATACATCAACCTGCGTAAAAAAATAGTGCCCCCTGCCGTTAAAATAAGACCCTTCATCATCACCCGCTGGATGTACAGCGTAATGGGTTTTCTGCGTATACCCCGCACAGAAACAGGATACTTCCGGTGGTTTAATATTGTTGCCATGGCGGGGCTTATCGTATACCTGCTCACCATCCGGTCTATTGAAACATCCTGGCAATTAGGGCCCTTCCCTTTTGTCTTACTGGCGTTTGCTGTCTTGCTGGGCTTTGGTAACATCCTTACTGCCCTTTCGGTAAAAGTCAGCATCAACCTTCATTTCATCATATTCGCCATAGCCTTGCTCCTCGGGTCGGATGAAACGCATTATGTGCGCACCAAACGGTTTGATACAACTGCCCAGCATGGCGTCTATAACCAGCGGCAGGACCTGCAAACCTATTTCAGGAACTGGGTTAATGACCGTGGGGCTGCCATAGACAGTGCGGCCAACAACTACCCGGTCTACTTCGTATTGGCCAATGGAGGTGCTTCCCGCTCGGGATACTGGACTGCCTCTGTATTGGGAAAACTGGAAGATACTACCGCCGCCGGTAATGATCCTTTCTCCCGGCATGTATTCTGTTTATCCGGAACTTCCGGGGGAGGTGTGGGCGTTGCCACTTTCTTCTCGCTGCTGTATGAGCGGGAGAAAATGTCGAAGGAGGTGAACGTTTCTTACCTCCGTTCTGCCCGCCTGTTCCTTAAAAAAGACTTCCTGACCCATACCCTTGCCCACATGCTGGGGCCCGATTACTTTAAATACATTTTCCATGTTGACAATGATGACCTTTCCGACCGGGCAGGAGCACTCGAAGAAACGGTAGAAGCCGGCGCCCGCACTGTGAATGATACCCTGCGGTCTCCTATGGACCAGCCCTTCTCAAAAATGCTCGCACTGCGCAATCAACCTTATAACCTGCCGGTGCTTTGTATCAATACCACCCGTATGCAGGATGGCAATCCCGCTGTGGTCACCAACATCCGCTTAAACAAAGAGATCTTCAACAACCGCGAGGATGTAATGGACATTCTGAACGATACGCTCGATATGCGCCTGAGTACGGTGTCCATACTCGGTGCGCGCTTCCCATATATTAGTCCGGCCGGCCGGGTAGACCAATGGCTGCCCGAAAAAGTACGGGTAAAGAAAACCGATAGCATGCTCATCCACTACTTTGTAGATGGCGGCTACTTCGACAACTCCGGGGCAGGCGTAGTACAGGAAATGATACGCGCCATGCTCATACAGGCCGATACCACACAAGACCTGCAGTTCAAACAAAGAGTGGCCAAACTGCACTTCGTGGTGCTGCACATCACCAATAGCCCGGTAGGCGTTGCGCCGCTCGTCAGTATCAGTCCGTTAAAAAACGACCTTTCCTCTCCCATACTCACCATCCTTGGTGCGTATGATATGCAAACTACCGTAAACGATAAGCGGCTGATCAACTTCCTGAAAGATGTAGACAGGGATTCTATCTGTAAAAGCGCTGAATACTACCCCATCCATCTCTACAAAGATCCGGCTGAAAAGGAGGCGGAAAGAAAAAGAGGCGATACCCTCCAGGAAATACCCTATGCCATGAATTGGTTCATTTCCGATACCACACTCAAGCGAATGGACAACCGGTTATTGCAGCAACCTAAATTACAGGGCCTTATAAAGCGAATAGTTTCCCCGTAA
- the paaC gene encoding 1,2-phenylacetyl-CoA epoxidase subunit PaaC — protein sequence MNQSLINYILHLGDNTLILSQRNSEWCGHGPVLEQDIAITNISLDLIGQARSFYQYAATLINQADSNSPSTGGGRGEASEDSLAYLRDERSFKNCLLTELTNGDWGQTILRQFFFSVFQYLLYQQLQQSKDATLAAIAEKSLKEVTYHLRWSSEWVIRLGDGTEESHERMVKALGEWWGYTGEFFIPVDYETAAAAEGTGVDVAALQQSWLNKVQEVLQEATLPLPSPLGEGTYMHTGGKSGRHTEHLGYILAEMQYMQRAYPGAEW from the coding sequence TTGAACCAGTCATTAATCAATTATATCCTCCACCTGGGCGACAATACCCTCATCCTCTCACAGCGTAACAGCGAGTGGTGCGGTCATGGGCCGGTATTGGAGCAGGATATTGCCATTACTAACATTTCACTGGATCTCATTGGACAGGCCCGCAGCTTCTATCAATACGCCGCCACGTTAATAAACCAGGCTGATTCTAACTCCCCCTCCACCGGAGGGGGCCGGGGGGAGGCTTCCGAAGACTCCCTCGCCTACCTGCGTGATGAACGTTCCTTTAAAAACTGCCTGCTCACAGAGCTGACCAATGGCGATTGGGGACAAACCATCCTGCGACAATTCTTCTTCAGTGTATTCCAATACTTGTTGTACCAGCAACTGCAACAGTCAAAGGATGCTACCCTGGCAGCCATAGCAGAAAAATCCTTGAAAGAAGTCACCTACCACCTGCGGTGGAGCAGTGAGTGGGTCATCCGCCTGGGCGATGGAACAGAAGAAAGCCACGAACGTATGGTAAAGGCCTTGGGAGAATGGTGGGGCTATACCGGCGAATTCTTTATACCGGTTGATTATGAAACAGCCGCTGCTGCTGAAGGAACAGGCGTGGACGTAGCTGCTTTACAACAATCCTGGCTGAATAAAGTGCAGGAAGTTTTACAAGAGGCTACATTACCATTGCCCTCCCCTTTAGGGGAGGGAACCTATATGCATACCGGCGGTAAATCCGGCCGGCATACAGAACACCTGGGTTACATCCTGGCCGAAATGCAATACATGCAGCGCGCCTATCCCGGCGCTGAATGGTAA
- the paaI gene encoding hydroxyphenylacetyl-CoA thioesterase PaaI: MQADQLAVQVVNKMMEHDAFSQWLGIQVIKVREGYSKLQMTLREEMLNGFGVIHGGIAFSLADSAFAFACNNRNNLSMALDVSITFTKAGQPGDIFTAEAREIHNGRSTGLYLIEVTNQNNQPVAIFKGTCFRTGRELVTVEAETGEV, translated from the coding sequence ATGCAGGCAGATCAATTGGCAGTACAGGTCGTTAACAAAATGATGGAACACGATGCCTTTAGCCAGTGGCTGGGCATACAGGTAATAAAAGTGCGCGAAGGATACAGTAAACTGCAAATGACCCTCCGGGAAGAAATGCTCAATGGCTTTGGGGTTATACATGGCGGCATCGCTTTCTCCCTGGCGGATAGTGCCTTTGCGTTTGCCTGTAACAACCGGAACAACCTCTCCATGGCATTGGATGTTTCCATCACCTTTACCAAAGCAGGTCAGCCGGGCGACATCTTTACGGCCGAAGCAAGGGAAATACACAATGGACGCAGTACGGGGCTGTACCTCATTGAGGTCACCAACCAAAACAACCAGCCGGTAGCCATATTCAAAGGGACCTGCTTCAGAACGGGCAGGGAATTAGTAACTGTTGAAGCCGAAACCGGAGAGGTGTAA
- a CDS encoding enoyl-CoA hydratase-related protein yields the protein MSSVLFQLDNNVAIITLNRPDKLNAFNREMALLLQQQLDKCGSMQEVRCIYITGAGKGFSAGQDLAEIVASDGPTMAQILSEHYNPIIDRIRKIPKPVIAAVNGVAAGAGANIALCCDIVVAAQTASFIQAFSKLGLIPDSGGTYFLPRLIGWQKASALAMLGDKITAEEAERMGMIYKVIAGDGFASDTLQLARQVAQMPTQGLALIKQALNQSFTNNYQQQLALEDQLQQQAALTDDYKEGVNAFLEKRTPLFSGK from the coding sequence ATGTCTTCTGTTCTTTTTCAACTTGACAACAACGTAGCTATCATTACGCTCAATCGTCCCGATAAGCTCAATGCCTTCAACCGTGAAATGGCTTTATTGCTGCAGCAGCAGTTGGATAAATGTGGTTCCATGCAGGAGGTGCGCTGCATATACATTACGGGCGCCGGAAAAGGCTTTAGTGCCGGCCAGGACCTGGCAGAAATTGTAGCTTCCGATGGGCCCACCATGGCACAGATCCTCAGTGAACATTATAATCCCATCATTGACCGCATTCGCAAAATACCCAAACCGGTCATTGCTGCTGTAAATGGTGTAGCTGCCGGCGCCGGCGCCAACATCGCCTTGTGTTGCGACATCGTCGTGGCCGCGCAAACAGCTTCCTTCATACAGGCTTTTTCCAAACTGGGCTTAATACCCGATAGCGGCGGTACTTACTTCCTGCCCCGCCTGATAGGCTGGCAAAAGGCATCGGCCCTGGCCATGCTGGGCGATAAAATAACAGCCGAAGAAGCCGAGCGCATGGGCATGATCTACAAAGTGATAGCAGGCGATGGATTTGCTTCCGATACCTTACAGCTTGCCCGGCAGGTGGCGCAAATGCCTACGCAGGGATTGGCGCTCATCAAGCAGGCCCTCAATCAATCTTTCACCAACAACTACCAGCAACAACTGGCCCTCGAAGACCAGTTACAGCAACAGGCCGCCCTTACAGATGATTACAAAGAAGGGGTCAATGCATTCCTGGAAAAAAGAACACCGCTCTTCAGCGGCAAATAA
- a CDS encoding RDD family protein: MSLTASENLLQDIEQEILSQQDATTQLRFVNYIIDLLSFYAIIITLILLIALTAYGGRIFHAIESLSDLSDFVILHVLYGFYMLIVEGVFKGKTLGKLITGTRVVHLHTTSFSWRDALRRGFMRMIPLEYVTGCVGSPFHDQWTATRVIKERKTI; encoded by the coding sequence ATGAGCTTAACAGCCAGTGAAAACCTGCTGCAGGATATTGAACAGGAAATTTTATCCCAACAGGATGCGACCACCCAACTGCGTTTCGTCAATTACATAATTGACCTGCTCAGTTTTTATGCCATCATCATTACACTTATTTTATTAATTGCACTCACAGCCTATGGCGGCAGGATATTCCATGCTATAGAAAGCCTGTCCGACCTGTCGGATTTTGTAATACTCCATGTGCTGTATGGCTTCTATATGCTCATTGTAGAAGGTGTTTTCAAAGGAAAAACTTTGGGTAAGCTCATCACGGGCACCCGGGTAGTGCATCTGCATACCACTTCCTTTAGCTGGCGCGATGCCCTCCGGAGAGGTTTCATGCGTATGATCCCTTTGGAATACGTGACCGGCTGTGTAGGAAGTCCCTTCCATGATCAGTGGACAGCAACCCGCGTCATCAAAGAAAGAAAGACTATTTAG
- the paaD gene encoding 1,2-phenylacetyl-CoA epoxidase subunit PaaD produces MTTTTNISSIWSLLEQVTDPEVPVLSIIDLGIVRDVKVNNDEVIVTITPTYSGCPAMDVISINIRLLLLENGYRKVTIRQVLSPAWTTDWMSEAGKQKLAAYGIAPPNPVQQVCNTQLFAEDEAVACPQCGSYNTRRISEFGSTACKALYQCNDCQEPFDYFKCH; encoded by the coding sequence TTGACCACCACAACAAACATATCATCCATCTGGTCACTCCTGGAACAGGTCACTGATCCGGAAGTCCCGGTACTGTCCATCATCGACCTGGGTATCGTACGTGATGTGAAAGTCAACAACGATGAAGTAATCGTCACTATCACGCCTACCTACAGTGGCTGCCCGGCCATGGATGTCATCAGCATCAACATACGCCTGCTGTTATTGGAAAACGGGTACAGGAAAGTAACCATCAGGCAGGTACTATCCCCTGCCTGGACCACCGATTGGATGAGTGAGGCAGGCAAACAAAAGCTGGCAGCTTACGGAATAGCTCCTCCCAATCCGGTTCAGCAGGTGTGCAATACCCAACTGTTTGCCGAAGACGAAGCAGTGGCTTGTCCGCAGTGCGGTTCCTACAATACCCGCCGCATCAGTGAGTTTGGCTCTACTGCCTGTAAAGCCTTGTACCAGTGTAACGACTGCCAGGAACCTTTCGACTATTTTAAATGCCATTAA
- the mnmD gene encoding tRNA (5-methylaminomethyl-2-thiouridine)(34)-methyltransferase MnmD — translation MQRNLIITGDGSHSVEVPYMNVTYHSTHGAIRESLHVFIEAGLKPLLHRQETIHIFEMGFGTGLNALLTLIEATRHQQKINYQAVEAFPLEKEIALQLNYCGQLQQPEWEPLFEQLHTSPWDQPITLNAWFTVRKHHTTLFDISINQPVNLIYYDAFAPNAQPELWTVEVFTKLFGMLADGGILVTYCSKGDVRRAMQAAGFTVEKIPGPPGKREMVRAMKKL, via the coding sequence ATGCAGCGAAATCTCATCATCACCGGCGATGGCTCACATTCTGTAGAAGTGCCGTATATGAACGTTACTTATCATTCTACACATGGCGCTATCCGGGAATCCCTGCATGTTTTTATAGAAGCGGGCCTTAAGCCACTCCTGCACCGGCAGGAAACCATACATATCTTTGAAATGGGATTTGGCACAGGCCTCAATGCTTTGCTCACGCTTATAGAAGCCACCAGGCATCAGCAAAAAATAAACTACCAGGCGGTAGAAGCCTTCCCACTGGAAAAAGAAATAGCGTTACAGCTAAACTACTGCGGGCAGTTACAGCAGCCGGAATGGGAACCGCTTTTTGAACAACTGCATACTTCGCCGTGGGATCAACCCATCACCCTCAATGCATGGTTTACGGTCCGGAAGCACCACACCACCCTGTTCGACATATCGATCAACCAGCCTGTTAATCTCATCTATTACGACGCCTTTGCACCCAACGCGCAACCGGAGTTATGGACAGTGGAAGTTTTTACAAAGCTGTTCGGTATGCTGGCCGACGGGGGCATCCTCGTCACCTATTGTTCCAAGGGCGATGTACGCCGGGCTATGCAGGCCGCCGGCTTTACAGTAGAAAAAATTCCCGGCCCCCCCGGCAAACGTGAAATGGTAAGAGCAATGAAAAAGCTGTGA
- a CDS encoding acyltransferase has protein sequence MIYSFKGFIPVIHESAFIHPQAAVTGNVIIGKNVYVGPGAAIRGDWGGIIIEDGCNVQENCTIHMFPGVTVLLKEGAHIGHGAIIHGAVIGKNCLIGMNSVIMDNVVLGDECVVGAMSFIRANEKIAARSLLMGNPARVVKPVSDQMIQWKTAGTRLYQALPAEMYQHWKPCEPLREVPADRPAQETLYQTWNSIKEGADE, from the coding sequence ATGATCTACTCATTCAAGGGTTTCATTCCCGTTATTCATGAGTCGGCCTTCATCCATCCGCAGGCTGCTGTAACGGGCAACGTTATCATTGGAAAAAATGTATACGTAGGCCCCGGTGCGGCCATTCGTGGCGACTGGGGTGGTATCATCATTGAAGATGGTTGTAACGTCCAGGAGAATTGTACCATACACATGTTCCCCGGTGTTACTGTGCTGCTCAAAGAAGGGGCGCATATAGGTCATGGGGCCATCATTCACGGCGCTGTCATTGGGAAAAACTGCCTCATCGGTATGAACAGTGTCATCATGGACAATGTGGTGCTGGGCGATGAATGTGTGGTAGGGGCCATGTCATTCATCAGGGCCAATGAGAAAATCGCTGCGCGTAGCTTGCTCATGGGCAATCCGGCCCGGGTGGTAAAGCCCGTCAGCGATCAAATGATCCAATGGAAAACGGCCGGTACGCGCCTTTACCAGGCCCTCCCTGCCGAAATGTACCAGCACTGGAAACCTTGTGAACCTCTCCGGGAGGTCCCTGCCGATCGTCCTGCGCAGGAAACATTGTACCAAACCTGGAACAGCATAAAGGAGGGGGCAGATGAGTAA
- a CDS encoding DNA-3-methyladenine glycosylase family protein, which translates to MSKDYLLHLSKDKRLKKLVEKHDGFTLKKRKNICIYLCASIMSQQLSTKVADVIYQRFLNLYGGKEPTEQQILDTPLDTLRSIGLSNAKTNYVHNVARFSLAQGMDLKKLNKMNNEEVIVYLTQIKGVGRWTVEMLLMFALGREDVFAIDDLGIQNAMVNIYKLERADKKLFRAELLRISDKWSPYRTYACIHLWHWKDNSPAK; encoded by the coding sequence ATGAGCAAAGACTATCTGCTGCATTTATCGAAAGATAAACGTCTTAAAAAGCTTGTTGAAAAGCATGATGGTTTTACACTTAAGAAGCGGAAGAATATCTGTATCTATCTCTGCGCTTCTATTATGAGCCAGCAGCTATCTACCAAGGTGGCAGACGTTATTTACCAGCGTTTCCTGAATTTATACGGCGGTAAGGAACCTACTGAACAACAGATACTGGATACGCCATTGGACACACTCAGAAGCATCGGATTGTCTAATGCCAAGACCAACTATGTACACAATGTGGCGCGCTTTTCCCTGGCGCAGGGAATGGACCTGAAGAAGCTGAATAAGATGAACAATGAGGAAGTGATCGTCTACCTCACCCAGATTAAAGGAGTAGGCCGCTGGACAGTAGAAATGTTGCTGATGTTTGCGCTGGGCCGGGAAGATGTTTTTGCTATTGATGACCTGGGCATACAAAATGCTATGGTCAACATCTATAAACTGGAGCGCGCCGATAAGAAGCTGTTCAGGGCAGAACTGCTACGCATTTCTGATAAATGGAGCCCTTACCGCACGTATGCGTGTATCCATTTATGGCACTGGAAAGATAATAGCCCGGCTAAATAG
- the obgE gene encoding GTPase ObgE encodes MEKTNFVDQIRIFCRSGHGGAGSKHFMRTKFNAQAGPDGGNGGRGGHIILRGNKNLWTLLHLRYYKNVLAENGEGGSGNNCTGRSGKDVIIEVPLGTIARDEETEETEAEILEDGQEIVWIKGGRGGLGNAEFATPTNQAPEHAQPGEPGEEGWKVLELKVLADVGLVGFPNAGKSTLLSVMTAAKPKIADYAFTTITPQLGMVEYRNGRSFCIADLPGIIEGAAEGKGLGHRFLRHIERNPVLLFLIPADSNDHKKEFDILVNELDQYNPELLHKQFIIAISKSDMLDDELKEAIRKELPGGVPHLFISSVVQQGIQELKDLLWKVLNEESNRA; translated from the coding sequence ATGGAAAAGACAAACTTTGTAGATCAGATCAGGATATTTTGCCGCAGTGGCCATGGAGGTGCTGGTAGTAAGCACTTTATGCGTACCAAGTTTAATGCCCAGGCAGGTCCGGACGGGGGTAATGGCGGAAGGGGCGGCCATATTATCCTGCGTGGTAATAAGAACCTCTGGACTTTACTTCACTTACGTTATTATAAGAACGTTCTGGCCGAAAACGGCGAAGGTGGCAGTGGCAATAATTGCACCGGCCGGAGTGGCAAAGACGTTATTATTGAAGTACCGCTTGGCACGATCGCCCGCGATGAAGAAACAGAAGAAACGGAAGCCGAGATATTGGAAGACGGGCAGGAGATTGTTTGGATTAAAGGTGGAAGAGGCGGACTGGGTAATGCCGAGTTTGCCACCCCAACCAACCAGGCGCCCGAACATGCCCAGCCCGGCGAGCCAGGTGAGGAAGGCTGGAAGGTACTGGAGCTCAAAGTATTGGCTGATGTAGGACTGGTAGGGTTTCCCAATGCCGGTAAGTCTACCTTACTGTCGGTGATGACAGCCGCCAAACCCAAGATCGCTGATTATGCTTTTACTACGATCACCCCTCAACTGGGCATGGTAGAATACCGTAATGGCAGAAGTTTCTGTATAGCCGATCTTCCGGGCATTATAGAAGGAGCTGCAGAAGGCAAGGGCCTTGGCCATCGTTTCCTGCGCCATATTGAACGCAATCCTGTGCTGTTATTCCTTATTCCCGCAGACAGCAATGACCATAAGAAAGAGTTTGATATCCTTGTCAACGAACTGGACCAATATAATCCCGAGCTGCTGCACAAGCAGTTTATTATTGCCATCAGCAAGAGCGATATGCTGGATGATGAATTGAAGGAGGCCATCCGAAAGGAATTGCCGGGAGGTGTTCCACACCTTTTCATTTCTTCTGTTGTTCAACAGGGTATCCAGGAACTTAAGGACCTGTTGTGGAAAGTGTTAAACGAAGAGAGCAACAGGGCATAG
- a CDS encoding S46 family peptidase, protein MKKLLIAVALIISLFRSYADEGMWLPLLLGQQVYNDMVKRGLKVTKDQLYHINKASIKDAIIIFNGGCTGEIVSNEGLIFTNHHCGYDAIAKASTVTSNYLKDGFYAKSKGEEIPSQGLYVEFLTKIEDVTKEVEEAAKDATGADRIAKVNAAITAINQRYSDQSKSIIARVSPLFKGNQFLVFVYQRYTDIRLVGAPSESIGKFGGDTDNWEWPRHTGDFSVFRVYAGKDGQPAAYATENVPLKPKYFLPVSIKGVKDGDYAMTWGYPGGTNRYETSFGVKQKLDISNPTLVKLRDIRLKYMFEQMKNDPAVKLQLASSYASIANYWKFFDGESKQLIKYNIYDQKKAAEAKFQQWANGKPEFQNIFSDWSAAYDAWRPYSKHQVYLNEGIFGSPLLAFAASLQQVENAIVKKGSSADIKKAVDAAKEARDNFLKSENKPSDQNILGTVLMMYYNDIDKSQHPIGFYESMRGSYGDLKDEATYKKFANNVFTNTMIFDENKWTAFTNNPDGTVLQADPAYATATAFVKNWVGKYLPQSQQFNTKNGELGRIYLKGIMKMDTVKAKKMYPDATFTMRVSFGNVKSYQPRDAVKYDNITTMSGVLEKYKPGDYEFDLPANLLELAKKKDYGQYADPVRKDLVIGFITTNDITGGNSGSPVIDANGNLIGLAFDGNYEALSHKIAFDPVYNRTICVDVRYVLWCIDKLGGASNIIKELKLVK, encoded by the coding sequence ATGAAGAAGCTTCTTATAGCGGTTGCTTTAATAATCTCTTTGTTCCGGTCATATGCCGACGAAGGCATGTGGCTACCCTTACTCCTGGGCCAGCAGGTATACAACGACATGGTAAAACGTGGCCTAAAGGTGACTAAAGACCAGTTGTACCACATCAACAAGGCATCCATCAAGGATGCGATCATCATCTTTAATGGCGGCTGTACAGGCGAGATCGTGAGCAATGAAGGGCTCATCTTTACCAATCACCATTGTGGTTATGATGCTATTGCCAAAGCCAGTACCGTAACCAGCAATTACCTCAAAGATGGTTTCTATGCCAAAAGCAAAGGAGAAGAGATCCCTTCTCAGGGACTATATGTTGAATTCCTCACTAAAATTGAAGACGTAACGAAAGAAGTGGAGGAAGCTGCCAAAGATGCTACCGGCGCCGATCGCATTGCCAAAGTGAATGCAGCCATTACCGCTATCAATCAGCGGTATTCTGATCAATCCAAAAGTATCATCGCCCGCGTAAGCCCTTTATTCAAAGGAAACCAGTTCCTGGTATTCGTTTACCAACGCTATACCGACATACGCCTTGTAGGGGCGCCATCCGAAAGCATTGGCAAATTCGGGGGTGATACCGACAACTGGGAATGGCCCCGCCATACCGGTGATTTCTCCGTATTCCGGGTATATGCCGGGAAAGACGGACAACCCGCTGCCTATGCTACAGAGAACGTTCCCCTCAAACCAAAATACTTCCTGCCGGTTTCTATCAAGGGAGTAAAAGACGGTGATTATGCCATGACCTGGGGTTATCCCGGCGGCACCAATCGGTATGAAACCTCTTTTGGGGTAAAGCAGAAACTGGACATCAGCAATCCTACCCTCGTTAAGCTGCGTGATATAAGGCTCAAATACATGTTTGAGCAAATGAAAAATGATCCTGCTGTTAAACTGCAGCTCGCCTCCAGCTATGCTTCCATCGCCAACTACTGGAAATTCTTTGATGGTGAAAGCAAACAGCTCATCAAATACAATATCTACGATCAGAAAAAAGCAGCGGAAGCCAAGTTCCAGCAGTGGGCCAATGGCAAGCCGGAATTTCAGAACATCTTCAGCGACTGGTCGGCCGCCTATGATGCCTGGAGGCCTTACAGCAAACACCAGGTATACCTCAATGAAGGTATCTTCGGATCACCCTTGCTGGCCTTTGCTGCCAGTCTGCAACAGGTAGAAAACGCCATCGTGAAAAAAGGAAGCTCTGCCGACATCAAAAAAGCGGTAGATGCCGCTAAAGAGGCCAGGGACAATTTCCTGAAAAGTGAAAACAAACCATCCGACCAGAACATCCTGGGTACAGTGCTCATGATGTACTACAACGACATTGATAAAAGTCAGCACCCTATTGGTTTCTATGAAAGCATGCGCGGCAGCTACGGTGATCTCAAAGACGAAGCAACCTATAAGAAGTTTGCCAACAACGTGTTTACCAACACCATGATCTTTGATGAAAACAAATGGACTGCCTTCACCAACAATCCGGATGGTACCGTATTACAGGCCGATCCGGCTTATGCCACCGCCACCGCCTTTGTAAAAAACTGGGTGGGTAAATACCTCCCCCAGTCTCAGCAATTCAATACAAAAAATGGAGAGCTGGGCCGTATCTACCTCAAAGGCATTATGAAGATGGATACCGTAAAAGCGAAGAAAATGTACCCCGATGCCACCTTTACCATGCGGGTAAGTTTTGGCAACGTAAAAAGTTACCAGCCACGGGATGCCGTAAAATATGACAATATCACCACGATGAGCGGTGTATTGGAGAAGTACAAACCCGGTGATTATGAATTTGATCTGCCGGCCAACCTGTTGGAACTGGCTAAAAAGAAAGACTATGGTCAGTATGCCGATCCTGTACGTAAAGATCTTGTGATAGGGTTCATTACTACCAACGACATTACAGGCGGCAACTCCGGTTCGCCCGTTATTGATGCGAATGGCAACCTCATCGGGCTGGCGTTTGATGGCAACTACGAAGCCCTGAGCCATAAAATAGCCTTCGATCCGGTATACAACCGCACCATTTGTGTAGACGTCCGCTATGTACTGTGGTGTATTGACAAACTCGGTGGCGCCTCCAACATCATCAAAGAGTTGAAACTGGTTAAATAA